One Dethiosulfovibrio faecalis genomic region harbors:
- the rlmB gene encoding 23S rRNA (guanosine(2251)-2'-O)-methyltransferase RlmB codes for MTDLKDKRKVRSDRSKGRTTSSRRSEDKDLCWGRNAVISMLETVPSACKKIYLATGIQTAFRDDLLSLAGRSAVEVTEANGSYLDEITGGEKHQGIVANIDLPKPKDLSQLAPEKGPSILLALDHVKDPHNFGAMIRTAEAVGALGVIYPSRRSVGVTGTVIKTSAGAAFRVPLYEVTNLVRSMEILKKEGYWVVGLDHEAPRDIWSSPLPDKLVLVVGSEGEGLSRLSSERCDDLRRIPMVGETGSLNASVAAALGMFEWRRLNPLAE; via the coding sequence ATGACTGACCTGAAGGACAAAAGAAAAGTTCGATCGGATCGTTCCAAAGGAAGAACCACGAGCTCCCGTCGTTCGGAAGATAAAGATCTATGCTGGGGAAGAAACGCGGTAATATCGATGCTCGAGACGGTCCCCTCAGCCTGTAAAAAGATATATCTGGCTACAGGTATTCAGACCGCATTTCGAGACGACCTTCTGAGTTTGGCTGGCAGGAGCGCCGTTGAGGTGACCGAGGCCAACGGATCCTATCTGGACGAGATCACCGGAGGAGAAAAACACCAGGGTATAGTGGCGAATATAGATCTGCCGAAGCCGAAGGACCTATCGCAGCTGGCTCCGGAAAAAGGCCCTTCTATTTTGCTGGCCCTGGATCACGTGAAGGATCCTCATAATTTCGGAGCGATGATAAGAACGGCTGAGGCTGTAGGGGCACTCGGGGTGATATACCCCTCCAGAAGATCTGTAGGCGTAACGGGAACCGTGATAAAAACCAGCGCTGGCGCGGCTTTCAGGGTCCCCCTGTACGAGGTGACCAATCTGGTTCGCTCTATGGAAATCCTCAAGAAGGAAGGATACTGGGTGGTCGGTTTGGACCATGAGGCACCTAGAGATATATGGTCCAGCCCCCTGCCTGATAAACTTGTGCTTGTAGTGGGTTCAGAGGGGGAGGGACTGTCCAGGCTCTCTTCGGAGAGATGCGACGATCTTCGCAGAATTCCCATGGTCGGAGAGACCGGGTCTCTGAACGCCAGCGTCGCTGCGGCTTTGGGTATGTTTGAATGGCGCAGATTAAATCCATTGGCTGAATAG
- the uvrA gene encoding excinuclease ABC subunit UvrA, which yields MSHRVIRIVGAREHNLKNISVDIPKDTLTVITGPSGSGKSSLAFDTLYAEGQRRYVESLSAYARQFLGVQKKPDVDDIDGLSPAISIEQKGVSHNPRSTVGTVTEIYDHLRLIFARIGVPRCPSCGAELHRHSVDEMVDLLLREKEGKKAEILAPVVKRKKGAFKNLFVDLRKKGFLRVRVDGEVYWLEEDLELDKKRPHDIEVVVDRLKIVEDRKSRIAEAIQVCLDLSDGFVSVETEDGEPRRLTERHVCPDCDTSFPDLEPALFSFNNPSGACPDCSGIGSHRAFSEDLAVVTDLPLLDGALLPWRKNHYMLRRLTSLLSSLGIDGDRLYRDLSEEERSIVLNGSDRKLRLTFERKGITSEYMGRYEGLLTWLDRRWRESDSEAVREELSQYLSEDICRSCSGLRLRPESLSVFIGEWNIGQLVSMPVDELLQVIKNLSLNDRDSSIIGQVLSELIKRLEFLVQVGAGYLSLNRRADTLSGGESQRIRLATQIGSKLTGVLYVLDEPTIGLHPRDTGKLIETLVTIKSIGNTVVVVEHDRDVMNAADYLVEIGPEAGEQGGQLIRQGYRDEFDDSVGKTGPYIKGKASGIYREGRLSPGEDKLKIFGASENNLKDMDVEIPLGNLVCLTGVSGSGKSTLLYDVIYRGIKRKMDKSYRIRPGAHRNIEGWEKIRKVVMVDQSPIGRTPRSNPATYTGLFTHIREFFSRMPEAKIKGFAPGRFSFNVRGGRCEACGGAGVQKVSMLFMPDVYVDCEVCGGKRYNRETLEVTYRGKSIADVLDMTVDEALGHFSEIPAIASRLAFIQDAGLGYIKLGQSALTLSGGEAQRVKLAKELGRRSGKGTLYLLDEPTTGLFYTDVVKLITILRKLVDQGNSVVVIEHNLDVICSGDYVVDLGPEGGVGGGNLVASGTPEDLAEKKSGYTGYHIDRYLEEGR from the coding sequence GTGTCGCATCGGGTAATTCGCATCGTAGGCGCAAGAGAACATAACCTGAAGAATATATCGGTGGATATTCCGAAAGATACCCTGACGGTCATAACCGGGCCTTCCGGTTCGGGAAAGTCCTCCCTGGCTTTCGATACCCTCTATGCGGAGGGGCAGAGAAGATACGTTGAGTCCCTGTCAGCCTACGCTAGACAGTTCCTCGGGGTTCAGAAAAAACCGGACGTGGACGATATAGACGGACTCTCACCTGCAATATCCATCGAACAGAAAGGGGTTTCCCACAACCCTCGGTCGACTGTGGGAACCGTAACAGAGATATACGATCATCTACGGCTCATCTTCGCCAGGATCGGCGTTCCCAGATGTCCGTCCTGCGGTGCCGAGCTTCACAGGCACAGCGTGGACGAGATGGTGGATCTGCTCTTGAGGGAAAAAGAGGGCAAAAAAGCGGAGATCTTGGCGCCGGTGGTGAAGAGAAAAAAGGGAGCGTTTAAAAACCTCTTCGTCGACCTCAGAAAAAAAGGTTTTCTGCGGGTTCGAGTGGACGGTGAGGTCTATTGGCTGGAAGAGGATCTGGAGTTGGATAAAAAACGTCCTCACGATATCGAAGTCGTGGTCGATCGTCTGAAGATCGTGGAGGACCGTAAAAGCAGGATAGCCGAGGCCATCCAGGTCTGCCTGGATCTAAGCGACGGATTCGTCTCGGTAGAGACCGAGGACGGAGAGCCCCGTAGACTTACGGAAAGACACGTCTGTCCCGATTGCGATACCTCTTTTCCCGATCTCGAGCCGGCGCTCTTCTCGTTCAACAACCCTTCGGGAGCCTGTCCCGATTGCTCCGGTATAGGGAGCCATAGGGCTTTCTCCGAGGACCTGGCGGTAGTGACCGATTTGCCTCTTCTGGACGGGGCGCTGCTTCCGTGGCGTAAAAACCACTACATGCTTCGTCGTCTCACATCCCTGCTGTCCTCGCTTGGGATAGACGGGGATCGGCTTTACCGGGATCTCTCGGAGGAAGAACGATCCATCGTGCTTAACGGCTCCGATAGAAAACTTCGGCTCACATTCGAGAGAAAAGGGATTACTTCCGAGTATATGGGACGCTATGAAGGCCTTCTGACCTGGTTGGACAGGCGTTGGCGCGAAAGCGACTCGGAGGCGGTAAGAGAAGAACTGTCCCAGTATCTATCGGAGGATATCTGTCGTTCCTGCTCCGGATTGAGACTTAGACCGGAGAGCCTCAGCGTTTTCATAGGAGAGTGGAACATAGGCCAGTTGGTCTCCATGCCGGTGGACGAGCTGTTGCAGGTGATTAAAAATCTCTCCTTAAACGATAGAGACAGCTCTATAATAGGTCAGGTTCTCTCCGAGCTTATAAAACGGTTGGAGTTTTTGGTGCAGGTAGGAGCGGGATATCTTTCTCTGAACAGAAGGGCTGATACCTTGAGTGGAGGGGAAAGTCAGAGGATAAGGCTGGCTACCCAGATAGGCTCGAAACTAACGGGAGTACTATACGTTTTGGACGAACCTACGATAGGCCTGCACCCGAGAGATACGGGCAAGCTCATAGAGACACTTGTCACCATAAAGAGCATAGGCAATACCGTGGTGGTCGTGGAGCACGACAGAGACGTTATGAACGCCGCCGATTATTTAGTAGAGATAGGGCCGGAGGCAGGAGAACAGGGAGGACAGCTGATTCGTCAAGGATATAGAGATGAATTCGACGATTCGGTGGGCAAAACCGGTCCCTACATAAAAGGAAAGGCCTCAGGCATATACAGAGAGGGAAGACTCTCTCCCGGGGAAGACAAACTGAAGATTTTTGGAGCCTCGGAAAATAACCTTAAGGATATGGACGTAGAGATTCCCCTGGGCAACCTGGTCTGTCTGACCGGGGTTTCCGGATCTGGGAAAAGCACGTTGCTGTACGACGTCATCTACAGAGGGATAAAGAGAAAGATGGATAAATCCTACAGGATAAGACCTGGAGCTCATCGAAACATAGAGGGCTGGGAAAAGATCCGTAAGGTCGTCATGGTGGATCAAAGCCCTATCGGCCGTACTCCCAGGTCTAATCCGGCTACATACACCGGATTGTTTACCCATATCAGGGAGTTCTTCTCTCGGATGCCCGAGGCCAAGATAAAGGGATTCGCTCCCGGGAGGTTCAGCTTCAACGTCAGGGGCGGTCGCTGCGAGGCCTGCGGAGGGGCGGGGGTCCAGAAGGTCTCGATGTTGTTTATGCCGGATGTCTACGTCGACTGCGAGGTCTGTGGAGGAAAAAGGTACAATAGAGAGACCTTGGAAGTTACCTATAGAGGTAAAAGCATAGCGGATGTGCTGGACATGACGGTGGATGAAGCCCTAGGGCATTTCAGCGAAATACCGGCCATTGCCTCCAGATTGGCCTTCATACAGGATGCCGGTCTGGGTTATATCAAGCTCGGTCAATCAGCTTTGACCCTCAGCGGAGGAGAGGCCCAGAGGGTGAAGTTGGCAAAGGAGCTTGGCCGCAGATCGGGAAAGGGAACCCTGTATCTCTTGGACGAGCCGACCACCGGTCTTTTTTATACCGACGTAGTAAAGTTGATAACGATACTGAGAAAATTGGTGGATCAGGGAAACAGCGTGGTGGTCATAGAGCACAATCTGGACGTCATATGTTCCGGAGATTACGTCGTAGACCTTGGCCCGGAAGGCGGCGTAGGCGGCGGAAACTTGGTCGCCTCGGGAACTCCCGAGGATTTGGCTGAGAAAAAATCGGGATATACCGGTTATCATATAGACCGTTATCTTGAGGAAGGGAGATGA
- the uvrB gene encoding excinuclease ABC subunit UvrB: MPSLFKLKSPWPPSGDQGQAIDKLSEGFEKGLKYQTLMGVTGSGKTFTVANVIQKVQRPTLILAHNKTLAAQLYSEFRDFFPDNAVHYFVSYYDYYQPEAYVPSSDTYIEKDASVNDRIEKLRLAATKALIEREDVIVVASVSCIYGLGKRKNYEEAVIPFSVGETWDRRTFLESLMAGYYSRNDVALSPGNFRVRGDVVEIFPAYSDTCLRVVFFDDEIESIEETDPVSGKTVLRKERAAIYPAQHYVTTDEAVAGAMKAISEEMRQQVDLFTSQGKFIEAQRIESRTRYDMEMLVETGYCSGIENYSRYMDGRSEGEPPGTLIDFFPDDFLLVVDESHITLPQVRGMFNGDRARKETLVNHGFRLPSCLDNRPLRWEEFARYMNRTLFLSATPGDWESSVSERIVEQVIRPTGIPDPEVLIVPATGQVDDLLERLREVIGRDERALVTTLTKKGAEDLGGYLVDLGLKAKYIHSDLNTFERADLIKELRSGGVSVLVGVNLLREGMDLPEVTLVAILDADREGFLRSYRSLIQVMGRAARNVNSKVVLYADEMTDSISKAVDETVRRRELQIKYNEDHNIVPQTVHREIRTLLPEELMKDALPKGPDKWEETFEGMEERDLERLMWEAVEKLQFERAATLRDILGTIRGGEMPRVASGNSHRRRKRT, encoded by the coding sequence ATGCCCAGTCTTTTCAAACTCAAGTCTCCCTGGCCTCCTTCGGGCGATCAGGGCCAGGCTATAGACAAACTATCCGAGGGATTCGAGAAGGGATTGAAGTATCAGACTCTCATGGGGGTGACCGGGAGCGGAAAGACCTTTACCGTAGCCAATGTGATACAGAAGGTCCAGCGACCCACACTGATCCTGGCTCACAACAAGACCCTGGCGGCTCAGCTCTACAGTGAGTTCAGGGACTTCTTCCCCGACAACGCCGTCCATTATTTCGTCAGCTACTACGATTACTATCAGCCGGAGGCCTATGTACCTTCGTCGGATACCTACATAGAGAAGGATGCTTCGGTCAACGACAGAATAGAGAAGCTACGTCTCGCCGCCACCAAGGCGCTGATAGAGAGAGAGGACGTAATAGTGGTCGCCAGCGTATCCTGTATATACGGTCTGGGAAAGAGAAAAAACTACGAGGAAGCAGTGATACCCTTCTCGGTGGGGGAGACCTGGGATCGAAGGACCTTCTTGGAATCCTTGATGGCAGGATACTACAGCAGAAACGACGTCGCCCTTTCCCCCGGTAACTTCAGGGTAAGAGGGGATGTGGTGGAGATCTTCCCGGCCTACAGCGATACCTGTCTCAGGGTGGTGTTTTTCGACGACGAGATAGAATCCATCGAGGAGACGGACCCCGTTTCTGGGAAGACCGTTCTTCGCAAGGAGAGAGCTGCCATATATCCCGCTCAGCATTATGTCACGACGGACGAGGCGGTGGCAGGAGCGATGAAGGCGATCTCGGAGGAGATGAGGCAGCAGGTGGACCTTTTCACCTCTCAGGGAAAGTTCATAGAAGCTCAGAGGATAGAGAGCAGGACCAGATATGACATGGAGATGCTGGTCGAGACGGGATATTGTTCCGGCATAGAAAACTACTCGAGGTATATGGACGGCCGCTCCGAGGGAGAGCCTCCCGGTACGTTGATAGACTTCTTCCCCGACGATTTTCTGCTGGTGGTGGACGAGTCTCACATCACCTTGCCTCAGGTCAGAGGGATGTTCAACGGAGACAGGGCCAGAAAGGAGACCCTGGTCAACCACGGATTCCGTCTGCCGTCCTGTCTCGATAACCGTCCTCTTCGTTGGGAGGAATTCGCCCGCTACATGAACAGGACCCTCTTTCTATCGGCCACGCCGGGAGACTGGGAGTCGTCCGTGTCGGAGCGGATAGTCGAACAGGTCATAAGACCGACGGGCATACCGGATCCGGAGGTTTTGATAGTCCCCGCCACAGGTCAGGTAGACGATCTTCTCGAGCGATTGAGAGAGGTCATAGGCAGGGACGAGAGGGCACTGGTGACCACCTTGACCAAGAAAGGGGCGGAGGACCTCGGAGGATATCTGGTAGACCTCGGACTAAAGGCCAAATATATCCACTCCGATCTGAACACCTTCGAGAGAGCGGACCTTATAAAGGAGCTACGGTCGGGGGGCGTCTCGGTTCTGGTAGGGGTAAATCTGCTTCGCGAGGGGATGGACCTTCCTGAGGTGACGTTGGTGGCCATACTCGACGCGGACAGAGAGGGCTTCCTTCGATCCTACCGTTCGCTCATACAGGTTATGGGACGGGCCGCCAGAAACGTCAATTCCAAGGTGGTCCTCTACGCCGACGAGATGACCGACAGCATATCCAAAGCGGTGGACGAGACGGTAAGACGCAGGGAGCTCCAGATAAAGTACAACGAAGATCACAACATCGTGCCTCAGACGGTACATAGAGAGATAAGGACTCTTCTTCCGGAGGAATTGATGAAGGACGCCCTTCCTAAGGGGCCTGACAAGTGGGAGGAGACTTTCGAGGGCATGGAGGAACGGGATCTCGAGAGGCTGATGTGGGAGGCCGTGGAGAAACTTCAATTCGAGAGGGCGGCTACCCTCAGAGACATATTGGGAACTATAAGGGGAGGGGAGATGCCCCGTGTCGCATCGGGTAATTCGCATCGTAGGCGCAAGAGAACATAA
- the ftsH gene encoding ATP-dependent zinc metalloprotease FtsH: MQRLVKNLGLYLILIVLVVSLVNVFLSPEQRGVNVRDLSYSQFLHEVDSGRIKSVVINDSTLTGKTVDGKDFVTYVIGAGDIAQDITKKGVDVKIAPPQRNPWWVTMMSSLFPTLLLIGVWIFFLYHMQGGGGKVMSFAKSKAKMFLDNRPKVTFDDVAGCDESKEELQEVIEYLKDPSRFTKLGATVPKGVLLLGPPGTGKTLLARACAGEAAVPFFSTSGSDFVEMFVGVGASRVRDLFEQARKYQPCIVFIDEIDAVGRQRGAGLGGGHDEREQTLNQLLVEMDGFDEKTGIILIAATNRSDVLDPALMRPGRFDRHVVVDRPDVRGRKAILDVHIKEKKLDESVNLEVVAKRTPGFVGADLANLVNEAALLAARSGKERISMDELEEGIDRVLAGPERKSRLIGEKEKNIIAFHETGHALVAKFLPGCDPVYKISIIPRGSMALGYTLQLPEEDRFLMSRNELLNNICVLLGGRVTEELVFGDITTGATNDLERATQIARQMVTQYGMSESLGPVTLGKKQHEIFLGRDIAEDRNYSEEIAYAIDREVRSIVEGCYEKVKTILSDNMDKVDLVAQTLLEREIIDGKELSVLLGEVIEEEEKQAPQPQEDDANSDEDSPQDDIPKENPEEDGVNFQA; encoded by the coding sequence TTGCAGCGATTGGTAAAGAACCTCGGGCTCTACCTGATCCTGATCGTTCTGGTTGTGAGTCTGGTAAACGTCTTTCTCTCGCCGGAACAGAGGGGGGTCAACGTAAGAGACCTGAGCTACAGCCAGTTTCTTCACGAAGTTGATAGCGGTCGTATAAAATCGGTGGTCATAAACGATTCCACCCTTACAGGCAAGACGGTGGACGGCAAGGATTTTGTCACCTACGTGATAGGGGCGGGAGATATCGCCCAGGACATCACTAAAAAAGGTGTGGACGTCAAAATAGCCCCTCCGCAGAGAAATCCCTGGTGGGTCACCATGATGTCCTCTTTGTTCCCGACGTTGTTGCTCATAGGGGTCTGGATTTTCTTCCTGTACCACATGCAGGGAGGTGGCGGGAAGGTCATGAGTTTCGCCAAGAGCAAGGCTAAGATGTTCCTGGACAATCGTCCCAAGGTCACCTTCGACGACGTAGCCGGATGCGACGAGTCTAAGGAGGAGCTTCAGGAGGTCATAGAATATCTGAAGGATCCGTCCCGTTTTACCAAACTCGGTGCCACCGTTCCCAAAGGGGTCCTTCTTCTCGGGCCTCCCGGTACCGGGAAAACCCTTCTGGCCAGAGCCTGTGCGGGGGAGGCTGCGGTACCCTTTTTCAGCACCAGCGGATCCGACTTCGTGGAGATGTTCGTAGGGGTAGGAGCCTCGAGGGTTCGCGATCTCTTCGAGCAGGCCAGGAAATATCAACCCTGTATAGTCTTCATAGACGAGATCGACGCGGTCGGAAGACAGAGGGGAGCAGGTCTAGGAGGCGGACACGACGAGAGGGAGCAGACATTGAATCAGCTCCTTGTGGAGATGGACGGATTCGACGAGAAGACCGGCATAATCCTGATCGCCGCTACCAACCGTTCGGATGTACTCGACCCCGCCCTGATGAGGCCGGGAAGGTTCGACCGTCATGTCGTGGTGGATCGCCCCGACGTCAGAGGGCGTAAGGCCATACTGGACGTCCATATAAAAGAGAAAAAACTGGACGAGTCGGTGAACCTCGAGGTGGTCGCCAAGAGAACTCCCGGTTTCGTGGGGGCCGACCTGGCCAACCTGGTAAACGAGGCCGCCCTATTGGCTGCCAGATCCGGCAAGGAGAGGATCTCAATGGACGAGCTGGAGGAAGGGATCGACCGTGTCCTGGCCGGTCCGGAGAGAAAGAGCCGTCTGATAGGAGAGAAGGAAAAGAATATTATCGCGTTCCACGAAACAGGCCACGCTTTGGTGGCGAAATTTCTTCCGGGATGCGATCCGGTTTATAAAATATCCATCATTCCCAGAGGCAGTATGGCCTTGGGCTATACCCTCCAGCTTCCGGAGGAAGATCGTTTCCTCATGTCGAGGAACGAGCTTTTAAACAACATCTGCGTCCTTTTAGGAGGAAGGGTCACTGAAGAGCTGGTTTTCGGTGATATAACCACCGGAGCCACCAACGACCTGGAAAGGGCCACTCAGATAGCGAGACAGATGGTGACTCAATATGGAATGAGCGAAAGTCTGGGTCCTGTCACCCTCGGGAAAAAACAGCACGAGATATTCCTGGGCAGAGATATTGCGGAGGACAGGAACTACAGCGAGGAGATCGCCTACGCCATAGACAGAGAGGTTCGCTCAATCGTCGAGGGCTGTTACGAAAAGGTCAAGACCATCCTCTCGGACAATATGGATAAGGTGGACCTGGTCGCACAGACCCTTCTAGAAAGGGAGATAATAGACGGGAAGGAACTTTCCGTTCTTCTTGGAGAAGTCATTGAGGAGGAAGAAAAACAGGCGCCTCAGCCACAGGAGGACGATGCTAACTCCGACGAAGATTCACCGCAAGACGACATCCCCAAAGAGAATCCAGAAGAAGACGGAGTGAACTTTCAGGCATAA
- the hpt gene encoding hypoxanthine phosphoribosyltransferase translates to MDYEVAGTLIDEGRLARRVTELGKAISVDYNGRELIVIGILRGAVIFMADLVRAIDDNVDVSMDFMSVSSYGDSTKSSGVVRINKDLDNSIKDKDVLIVEDIVDTGLTLSYLRRVLMERGPKSLAICSLLDKKERRIADISVDYVGFDIPDLFVVGYGLDYAERWRNLRSVHSVEPTVEA, encoded by the coding sequence ATGGATTACGAGGTTGCCGGAACCCTCATAGACGAGGGAAGGCTAGCCCGAAGAGTAACGGAATTGGGAAAGGCCATAAGCGTCGACTACAACGGCAGGGAGCTCATCGTTATAGGAATACTTAGGGGAGCGGTCATTTTCATGGCCGATCTGGTTCGGGCTATAGACGATAATGTCGATGTCAGCATGGATTTTATGAGTGTATCCTCTTACGGGGACTCTACGAAGTCCAGTGGCGTGGTGCGCATAAACAAAGACCTGGATAACTCTATAAAGGACAAAGACGTTCTCATAGTGGAGGATATCGTCGATACGGGACTTACCCTTTCCTATCTCAGGAGGGTTTTGATGGAGCGAGGACCGAAAAGTCTGGCGATATGTTCCCTGTTAGACAAGAAAGAGAGGCGGATCGCCGATATCTCCGTCGATTACGTTGGCTTCGATATACCCGATCTTTTCGTCGTAGGATACGGTTTGGATTATGCGGAGAGATGGCGTAACCTTCGGTCGGTCCACTCGGTGGAGCCTACGGTCGAGGCATAG